In one Pseudomonas hydrolytica genomic region, the following are encoded:
- the hyi gene encoding hydroxypyruvate isomerase: MPRFAANLSMLFTEVDFLDRFAAAAEAGFSGVEYLFPYDFAVEEIKARLDANKLEQVLFNLPAGDWGKGERGIACHPDRVEEFRAGVDKAIAYAKVLGNTQINCLAGIRPQGVDCATVEKTFVDNLRYAADKLAGAGIRLVMEAINTRDIPGFYLSTTQQALDIRNKVGSTNLYLQYDIYHMQIMEGDLARTVESNLAAINHVQLADNPGRNEPGTGEINYRFLFEHLDRIGYQGWIGCEYKPATTTAAGLGWMASHQNSMHNAI; this comes from the coding sequence ATGCCCCGTTTTGCTGCCAACCTGTCCATGCTGTTCACCGAAGTGGACTTCCTGGACCGTTTCGCCGCCGCCGCCGAAGCCGGTTTCAGCGGCGTGGAATACCTCTTCCCCTATGACTTCGCGGTGGAAGAGATCAAGGCCCGTCTGGACGCCAACAAGCTCGAGCAGGTGCTGTTCAACCTGCCGGCCGGCGACTGGGGCAAGGGCGAGCGCGGCATCGCCTGCCATCCGGATCGCGTCGAGGAATTCCGCGCCGGCGTCGACAAGGCCATCGCCTACGCCAAGGTGCTGGGCAACACACAGATCAACTGCCTGGCCGGCATCCGTCCGCAGGGCGTGGATTGCGCGACCGTCGAGAAGACCTTCGTCGACAACCTGCGCTATGCCGCCGACAAGCTGGCCGGCGCCGGTATCCGCCTGGTAATGGAAGCCATCAACACCCGCGACATCCCCGGCTTCTACCTCAGCACCACCCAACAGGCCCTGGACATCCGCAACAAGGTCGGCAGCACCAACCTGTACCTGCAGTACGACATCTACCACATGCAGATCATGGAAGGTGACCTGGCCCGTACCGTGGAAAGCAACCTGGCCGCCATCAACCACGTGCAGCTGGCCGACAACCCGGGCCGCAACGAGCCGGGCACCGGCGAGATCAACTACCGCTTCCTCTTCGAGCACCTGGATCGCATCGGCTACCAGGGCTGGATCGGCTGTGAATACAAGCCGGCAACCACCACCGCTGCCGGCCTCGGCTGGATGGCTTCCCACCAGAACAGCATGCACAACGCAATCTGA
- the moaA gene encoding GTP 3',8-cyclase MoaA, giving the protein MHTNQLVDPFGRRITYLRLSVTDRCDFRCTYCMSEDMQFAPRQQILSLEELYAVADAFIGLGVRRIRITGGEPLVRKNLLSLLQRLGERDELDDLAITTNGSQLAEMAAPLRAAGVRRLNISLDSLQRERFAAFTRRDKLDQVLAGIDAARAAGFDRIKLNSVVQSGRNDDEVLDLVEFAVERGLDISFIEEMPLGSVVSHSREQTFCSSDEVRQRIEQRHALVRSSKVTGGPSRYWQVVGTQTQVGFISPHSHNFCGDCNRVRVTAEGKLVLCLGHDNALDLKRLLRAHPGDSERLRQALTEALRLKPERHHFATDEQVQVVRFMSMTGG; this is encoded by the coding sequence GTGCACACGAACCAACTCGTCGATCCCTTCGGGCGGCGTATCACCTACCTGCGTTTGTCGGTGACGGACCGCTGCGACTTTCGCTGCACCTACTGCATGAGCGAAGACATGCAGTTCGCCCCGCGCCAGCAGATCCTCAGCCTGGAAGAACTCTATGCCGTGGCCGACGCCTTTATCGGCCTTGGCGTGCGGCGTATTCGTATCACCGGTGGCGAACCGCTGGTACGCAAGAATCTGCTGAGCCTGCTGCAGCGCCTGGGCGAGCGTGACGAGCTGGATGACCTGGCGATTACCACCAATGGCTCGCAGCTGGCCGAGATGGCGGCGCCCTTGCGCGCAGCCGGTGTGCGCCGGCTGAACATCAGCCTGGATTCCCTGCAGCGCGAGCGCTTCGCCGCCTTCACCCGGCGTGACAAGCTCGACCAGGTGTTGGCCGGCATCGACGCCGCGCGTGCCGCCGGCTTCGACAGGATCAAGCTCAACAGCGTGGTGCAGAGCGGGCGCAACGACGACGAGGTGCTCGATCTGGTCGAGTTTGCCGTCGAGCGCGGCCTGGACATCAGCTTTATCGAGGAAATGCCGCTGGGCAGCGTGGTCAGCCACAGCCGCGAGCAGACCTTCTGCTCCAGCGACGAGGTGCGCCAACGTATCGAACAGCGCCATGCGCTGGTGCGCAGCAGCAAGGTGACTGGTGGCCCCTCGCGCTACTGGCAGGTGGTCGGCACGCAGACCCAGGTCGGGTTCATCTCCCCGCATAGCCACAACTTCTGCGGCGACTGCAACCGCGTGCGGGTCACCGCCGAAGGCAAGCTGGTGCTCTGCCTCGGCCACGACAACGCGCTGGACCTCAAGCGCCTGTTGCGCGCCCATCCGGGGGACAGCGAGCGCCTGCGTCAGGCGCTGACCGAGGCGTTGCGCCTGAAGCCCGAGCGGCACCACTTCGCCACCGACGAGCAGGTCCAGGTGGTGCGCTTCATGAGCATGACCGGTGGCTGA
- a CDS encoding TetR/AcrR family transcriptional regulator, producing MTSIRERNKELILRAASEEFADKGFAATKTSDIAAKAGLPKPNVYYYFKSKENLYREVLESIIEPLLAASAPFNQPGHPSEVLTAYIRSKIRISRELPHASKVFASEIMHGAPHLSPEQTEQLNDQAKHNIACIQRWIDQGLMAKVDPHHLLFSIWAATQTYADFDWQISTVTGKASLDDADYEAAAQTIIRLVLKGCEVAPAPSTASELVSSV from the coding sequence ATGACCAGCATTCGCGAGCGTAACAAAGAGCTCATCCTGCGCGCGGCCAGCGAAGAGTTCGCCGACAAGGGCTTCGCCGCCACCAAGACCAGCGACATCGCGGCCAAGGCCGGCCTGCCCAAGCCCAATGTCTACTACTACTTCAAGTCCAAGGAAAACCTCTACCGCGAGGTCCTGGAAAGCATCATCGAGCCGCTGCTGGCCGCCTCTGCGCCCTTCAACCAGCCGGGCCACCCGAGCGAGGTACTGACCGCCTACATCCGCTCGAAGATTCGTATTTCCCGCGAGCTGCCACATGCCTCCAAGGTATTCGCCAGCGAGATCATGCACGGTGCCCCGCACCTGTCGCCGGAGCAGACCGAACAGCTCAACGACCAGGCCAAACACAACATCGCCTGCATCCAGCGCTGGATCGACCAGGGCCTGATGGCCAAAGTCGACCCACACCACCTGCTGTTCAGCATCTGGGCCGCGACCCAGACCTACGCCGACTTCGACTGGCAGATTTCCACCGTCACCGGCAAGGCCAGCCTGGACGACGCCGATTACGAAGCCGCGGCGCAGACCATCATCCGCCTGGTGCTCAAGGGCTGCGAAGTCGCCCCGGCGCCGTCGACGGCGTCCGAATTGGTCAGCAGCGTCTAG
- a CDS encoding urea transporter, with product MPRLPTSHPALQSLRALLCGFAQIFLQKSPGCGALVLLAILIGAPELLPGALLGGLTSTWVALRRGYPKADIAIGLYGYNGVLLGLLLSLKLPWTLLLPVLIVASATLSSLLLAPWMRRMRQHGWLPAFTFPFVLLGWLLLALLAHLELSAAPPASAPDAPALSLLQLILAVLRGLGQVIFLDSPLAGLCLLLGLRLADGRMALWALLGSSGGFALALFSGWPGEGALAGLYGYNATLAAIALAQVHRNLWVPALGILLAPLLQPGFSALGLPALTMPFILACWLIRAGAQSWQQAVRNSAAP from the coding sequence ATGCCCCGACTACCAACCTCACACCCTGCCCTGCAAAGCCTGCGCGCCCTGCTCTGCGGCTTCGCCCAGATCTTCCTGCAAAAGAGCCCCGGATGCGGCGCACTGGTGCTGCTCGCAATTCTGATCGGCGCACCCGAGCTGCTGCCCGGCGCCCTGCTCGGCGGCCTGACCTCGACGTGGGTGGCGCTACGCCGCGGCTACCCGAAGGCGGACATCGCCATCGGCCTGTACGGCTACAACGGCGTCCTGCTCGGTCTGCTGCTCAGCCTGAAACTGCCGTGGACGCTGCTGCTGCCCGTGCTGATCGTCGCCAGCGCCACCCTGTCCAGCCTGCTGCTGGCACCCTGGATGCGGCGCATGCGCCAGCATGGCTGGCTGCCCGCCTTCACCTTTCCCTTCGTGCTGCTGGGTTGGCTGCTGCTGGCACTGCTCGCTCATCTGGAGCTGTCAGCTGCACCGCCAGCCAGCGCGCCCGACGCGCCGGCGCTGAGCCTCCTGCAGCTGATACTCGCCGTGCTGCGCGGCCTCGGCCAGGTGATCTTCCTCGACTCGCCACTGGCCGGCCTGTGCCTGCTGCTCGGATTGCGCCTGGCCGATGGCCGCATGGCGCTGTGGGCGCTGCTGGGTTCCAGCGGCGGCTTCGCCCTGGCGCTCTTCTCCGGCTGGCCCGGCGAGGGTGCGCTGGCCGGTCTCTACGGCTACAACGCCACTCTGGCGGCCATTGCCCTGGCCCAGGTACACCGCAACCTCTGGGTGCCCGCCCTCGGCATCCTGCTCGCCCCGCTGCTGCAGCCCGGTTTCAGCGCCCTCGGCCTGCCGGCCCTGACCATGCCCTTCATCCTCGCCTGCTGGCTGATCAGAGCCGGCGCGCAGAGCTGGCAGCAGGCAGTCAGAAACAGCGCAGCGCCCTGA
- a CDS encoding glycerate kinase type-2 family protein: MNFDPQRLLRDLFATAIAAAHPRQVLADHLPADRSGRVIVIGAGKAAAAMAEVIEQEWQGEVSGLVVTRYEHGADCRKIEVVEAAHPVPDDAGERVARRVLELVSSLSEDDRVIFLLSGGGSSLLALPAEGISLKDKQAINKALLKSGATIGEMNCVRKHLSAIKGGRLAKACWPATVYTYAISDVPGDEATVIASGPTVGDPTTSAEALAILARYGIDIPANVRAWLQDPRSETVKPGDPVLARSHFQLIATPQQSLDAAAAKAEAAGLPVLILGDLEGESRDVAKVHAGIARQVQLHGQPIKPPCVILSGGETTVTVRGNGRGGRNAEFLLSLTESLKGLPGVYALAGDTDGIDGSEDNAGAIMTPYSHARAGIKGLSARDELDNNNGYGYFAALDELIVTGPTRTNVNDFRAILILESPAQ; this comes from the coding sequence ATGAACTTCGACCCGCAACGCCTGCTGCGCGACCTGTTCGCTACCGCCATTGCCGCCGCCCATCCGCGCCAGGTGCTGGCCGACCATCTACCCGCCGACCGCAGTGGTCGCGTCATCGTCATCGGCGCCGGCAAGGCCGCCGCGGCCATGGCCGAGGTGATCGAGCAGGAGTGGCAGGGCGAGGTCAGCGGCCTGGTGGTGACCCGCTACGAGCACGGCGCCGATTGCAGGAAGATCGAGGTGGTGGAAGCCGCGCACCCGGTGCCGGACGATGCCGGCGAGCGCGTCGCCCGCCGCGTGCTGGAGCTGGTGTCGAGCCTGTCCGAAGACGACCGGGTGATTTTCCTGCTTTCCGGCGGCGGCTCCTCGCTGCTGGCGCTGCCGGCAGAGGGCATCAGCCTTAAGGACAAGCAGGCGATCAACAAGGCGCTGCTCAAATCCGGCGCCACCATTGGCGAGATGAACTGCGTGCGCAAGCACCTCTCGGCGATCAAGGGCGGCCGCCTGGCCAAGGCCTGCTGGCCGGCCACGGTCTACACCTACGCCATCTCCGACGTGCCAGGCGACGAGGCCACGGTGATCGCCTCAGGCCCCACCGTGGGCGACCCGACCACCTCGGCAGAAGCCCTGGCGATTCTCGCTCGCTATGGCATCGACATCCCGGCCAACGTGCGCGCCTGGCTGCAGGACCCGCGCTCGGAAACGGTCAAGCCGGGCGACCCGGTACTCGCCCGTAGCCACTTCCAGCTGATCGCCACCCCGCAGCAGTCGCTCGACGCCGCCGCAGCCAAGGCCGAAGCGGCCGGCCTGCCGGTGCTGATTCTCGGCGACCTGGAAGGCGAGTCGCGCGACGTGGCCAAGGTGCATGCCGGCATCGCCCGCCAGGTGCAGCTGCACGGCCAGCCGATCAAGCCGCCGTGCGTGATTCTCTCCGGCGGCGAAACCACCGTAACCGTGCGCGGCAACGGCCGTGGCGGACGCAACGCCGAATTTCTCCTGAGCCTCACCGAGAGCCTAAAGGGCCTGCCCGGCGTCTACGCGCTGGCCGGTGACACCGACGGTATCGACGGCTCCGAAGACAACGCCGGCGCCATCATGACGCCCTACAGCCATGCCCGTGCCGGCATCAAGGGCCTGTCCGCCCGCGACGAGCTGGACAACAACAACGGCTACGGCTACTTCGCTGCCCTCGACGAGCTGATCGTCACCGGCCCGACCCGTACCAACGTCAACGATTTCCGCGCCATCCTCATTCTCGAGAGCCCTGCTCAATGA
- the pyk gene encoding pyruvate kinase produces MNADKKVKILATLGPAIRDAAHIRQLVEAGVNLFRLNFSHGEHADHAQRYQWVREVERELNQPIGILMDLQGPKLRVGRFAEGKVDLVNGQSLRLDLDATPGDASRVNLPHPEIIEALQPGMSLLLDDGRLRLKVTAKQNDAVITEVIAGGELSDRKGVNVPEAVLQLSPLTEKDRRDLAFGLELGVDWVALSFVQRPEDIVEARELIGGKAFLMAKIEKPSAVIHLEEIAKLCDAIMVARGDLGVEVPAENVPRIQKDIVRTCRQLGRPVVVATQMLESMRFSPAPTRAEVTDVANAVAEGADAVMLSAETASGDYPLETVQMMSKIIRQVENGPDYQSQLDVGRPQAEATASDAISCAIRRISSILPVAALVNYTESGSSSLRASRERPKAPILSLTPSLTTARRLTVAWGIYSVVNERLRRVEEVTSTALEIAQAQGMAKRGETVVITAGEPFGQPGSTNSLRIETLQ; encoded by the coding sequence ATGAACGCCGACAAGAAAGTAAAGATCCTCGCCACCCTCGGCCCGGCCATCCGCGACGCCGCGCATATCCGCCAGCTGGTGGAGGCCGGGGTCAACCTGTTCCGCCTCAACTTCAGCCACGGCGAGCACGCCGATCACGCCCAGCGCTACCAGTGGGTGCGCGAGGTGGAGCGCGAGCTGAATCAGCCCATCGGCATTCTCATGGACCTGCAGGGGCCCAAGCTGCGCGTCGGCCGTTTCGCCGAAGGCAAGGTGGATCTGGTCAACGGACAGAGCCTGCGCCTGGATCTGGACGCCACGCCCGGCGACGCCAGCCGGGTCAACCTGCCCCACCCGGAAATCATCGAAGCCCTGCAGCCGGGCATGAGCCTGCTGCTGGACGACGGCCGCCTGCGCCTGAAAGTGACCGCCAAGCAGAATGACGCCGTGATAACCGAGGTGATCGCCGGTGGCGAGCTGTCCGACCGCAAGGGCGTCAATGTGCCCGAGGCCGTGCTGCAGCTGTCGCCACTGACCGAGAAGGATCGTCGCGACCTGGCCTTCGGCCTGGAGCTGGGCGTGGACTGGGTGGCGCTGTCCTTCGTGCAACGCCCCGAGGACATCGTCGAAGCCCGCGAGCTGATTGGCGGCAAGGCCTTCCTGATGGCCAAGATCGAGAAGCCCTCGGCGGTGATTCACCTGGAAGAAATCGCCAAGCTGTGCGACGCCATCATGGTGGCGCGCGGCGATCTGGGCGTGGAAGTGCCGGCCGAGAACGTGCCGCGCATTCAGAAGGACATCGTGCGCACCTGCCGCCAACTGGGCCGCCCGGTGGTGGTCGCCACGCAGATGCTCGAATCCATGCGCTTCTCTCCGGCGCCGACCCGCGCCGAAGTCACCGACGTGGCCAACGCAGTGGCCGAAGGCGCCGATGCGGTGATGCTGTCGGCCGAGACCGCCTCCGGCGACTACCCGCTGGAAACCGTGCAGATGATGAGCAAGATCATCCGCCAGGTGGAGAACGGCCCGGACTACCAGAGCCAGCTCGACGTCGGTCGCCCGCAGGCCGAGGCCACCGCCAGCGACGCCATCAGCTGCGCCATCCGCCGTATCAGCTCGATCCTGCCGGTGGCGGCATTGGTCAACTACACGGAATCCGGCAGCTCCAGCCTGCGTGCCTCGCGTGAACGACCGAAGGCGCCGATCTTGAGCCTGACGCCGAGCCTGACCACGGCCCGCCGCCTGACCGTGGCCTGGGGCATCTACTCGGTGGTCAACGAGCGCCTGCGCCGGGTCGAGGAAGTCACCAGCACCGCGCTGGAGATCGCCCAGGCCCAGGGCATGGCCAAGCGCGGCGAAACCGTGGTGATCACCGCCGGCGAACCCTTCGGCCAGCCCGGCAGTACCAACAGCCTGAGGATCGAAACGCTGCAGTGA
- a CDS encoding DNA topoisomerase IB has translation MSLAPGDIELPADLRYVDDSMPGISRRKLRGKFCYFDTQGQRIRDPKEVARINALAVPPAYTDVWICPLANGHLQATGRDARGRKQYRYHARWREIRDADKYASLLAFGKALPALREALQQHLNLREHRREKVLATVIMLLDNTLIRVGNARYARDNRSYGLTTLRNRHVEVQGNTIRFHFRGKSGIEHEVQVNDRRLARIIQRCLELPGQHLFQYLDEHGERRAVTSTDINEYLRELTGADFTAKHYRTWAGSALALTLLRELEWQPESAAKKHVVAMVKEVAQQLRNTPAVCRKCYIHPALIDAFLAGELAGIRLATSRKGLRAEESLLMRFLEKLPPA, from the coding sequence ATGAGCCTGGCGCCTGGCGACATCGAACTACCGGCCGACCTGCGCTATGTCGACGACAGCATGCCCGGCATCAGCCGCCGCAAGCTGCGCGGCAAGTTCTGCTACTTCGACACGCAGGGCCAGCGCATCCGCGATCCCAAGGAGGTGGCTCGCATCAATGCCCTGGCAGTGCCGCCCGCCTACACCGATGTCTGGATCTGCCCACTGGCCAACGGTCATCTGCAGGCAACCGGCCGCGATGCCCGCGGGCGCAAGCAATACCGTTACCACGCCCGCTGGCGCGAAATCCGCGATGCGGACAAGTACGCCAGCCTGCTGGCATTCGGCAAAGCCCTGCCGGCGCTGCGCGAAGCGCTGCAGCAGCACCTGAACCTGCGCGAACACCGCCGCGAGAAGGTGCTGGCGACCGTGATCATGCTGCTGGACAACACCCTGATCCGGGTCGGCAACGCCCGCTACGCGCGGGACAATCGCTCCTATGGGCTGACCACCCTGCGCAACCGTCACGTCGAGGTGCAAGGCAACACCATACGCTTTCACTTTCGCGGCAAGAGCGGCATCGAGCATGAGGTGCAGGTCAACGATCGACGCCTGGCGCGCATCATCCAGCGCTGTCTGGAACTGCCCGGGCAACACCTGTTCCAGTATCTGGACGAGCATGGCGAGCGTCGCGCGGTGACCTCCACCGATATCAACGAGTACCTGCGTGAACTTACCGGCGCCGACTTCACCGCCAAGCACTACCGCACCTGGGCCGGCAGCGCGCTGGCCCTGACGCTATTGCGCGAGCTCGAATGGCAGCCGGAAAGCGCAGCCAAGAAGCACGTGGTGGCCATGGTCAAGGAGGTGGCGCAGCAGCTGCGCAATACGCCGGCGGTCTGCCGCAAGTGCTACATCCATCCGGCCCTGATCGACGCCTTCCTCGCTGGCGAGCTGGCCGGCATCCGCCTGGCGACATCGCGCAAGGGCCTGCGCGCCGAAGAAAGCCTGCTGATGCGCTTTCTGGAAAAACTGCCGCCCGCCTGA
- a CDS encoding GlcG/HbpS family heme-binding protein, giving the protein MSHLNLQTANAIGNRALAVGREIKAAPLTVAVLDAGGHLISLQREDGASLLRPQIAIGKAWGALALGKGSRLIAADAQQRPAFIGAVNNLAQGSLVPAPGGVLIRDDRGEVIGAVGITGDTSDIDEQCAVSALESLGLKADAGA; this is encoded by the coding sequence ATGAGCCACTTGAACCTGCAAACCGCCAACGCCATCGGCAACCGCGCCCTGGCCGTGGGCCGCGAGATAAAGGCGGCACCGCTGACCGTCGCCGTACTGGATGCCGGCGGGCATCTGATCAGCCTGCAGCGCGAGGACGGCGCCAGCCTGCTGCGCCCGCAGATCGCCATCGGCAAGGCCTGGGGCGCGCTGGCCCTGGGCAAGGGCTCGCGCCTGATCGCCGCCGACGCGCAGCAGCGTCCGGCCTTTATCGGTGCGGTGAACAACCTGGCCCAGGGCAGCCTGGTACCCGCGCCGGGCGGGGTATTGATCCGCGACGACCGCGGCGAAGTGATCGGCGCCGTCGGCATCACCGGCGACACCTCGGATATCGACGAGCAGTGTGCAGTCAGCGCGCTGGAGTCGCTGGGCCTGAAGGCGGATGCCGGGGCGTAG
- a CDS encoding 2-hydroxy-3-oxopropionate reductase: MAKIGFIGTGIMGKPMAQNLQKAGHTLFFSEHFDKAPADLVGDNGIALANPKEVAQEAEFIIVMVPDTPQVEDVLFRTDGVAAGVGAGKVVIDMSSISPTATKAFAEKIKATGAAYLDAPVSGGEVGAKAATLSIMVGGCPNAFERALPLFQAMGKNITRVGGNGDGQTAKVANQIIVALNIQAVAEALLFAAKNGADPAKVREALMGGFAGSKILEVHGERMIKGTFDPGFRISLHQKDLNLALSGARELGLNLPNTANAQQVFSTCAALGGSGWDHSALIKGLEHMANFNIRGE; this comes from the coding sequence ATGGCAAAAATCGGATTTATCGGCACCGGCATCATGGGCAAGCCCATGGCGCAGAACCTGCAGAAGGCCGGCCACACCCTGTTCTTCTCCGAGCACTTCGACAAGGCCCCGGCCGACCTGGTCGGCGACAACGGCATCGCCCTGGCCAACCCGAAGGAAGTGGCCCAGGAAGCCGAATTCATCATCGTCATGGTCCCGGACACTCCGCAGGTCGAAGACGTACTGTTCCGCACCGACGGCGTTGCTGCGGGCGTCGGTGCCGGCAAGGTGGTGATCGACATGAGCTCGATCTCCCCCACCGCCACCAAGGCCTTCGCCGAGAAGATCAAGGCCACCGGCGCCGCCTACCTGGACGCCCCGGTATCCGGCGGCGAAGTCGGTGCCAAGGCCGCCACCCTGTCGATCATGGTCGGCGGCTGCCCGAACGCTTTCGAACGCGCCCTGCCGCTGTTCCAGGCCATGGGCAAGAACATCACCCGCGTCGGCGGCAATGGCGACGGCCAGACCGCCAAGGTGGCCAACCAGATCATCGTCGCGCTGAACATCCAGGCGGTGGCCGAAGCCCTGCTGTTCGCCGCCAAGAACGGCGCCGACCCGGCCAAGGTGCGTGAAGCGCTGATGGGCGGCTTCGCCGGCTCGAAGATCCTCGAAGTGCACGGCGAGCGCATGATCAAGGGCACCTTCGATCCGGGCTTCCGCATCAGCCTGCACCAGAAGGACCTGAACCTGGCGCTGTCCGGCGCCCGCGAGCTGGGCCTGAACCTGCCCAACACCGCCAACGCCCAGCAGGTGTTCAGCACCTGCGCGGCCCTCGGTGGCAGCGGTTGGGACCACTCTGCCCTGATCAAGGGTCTGGAGCATATGGCCAACTTCAATATCCGCGGCGAGTAA
- the gcl gene encoding glyoxylate carboligase, producing the protein MARMRAIEAAVLVMRREGVDTAFGVPGAAINPLYAALKKLGGIDHVLARHVEGASHMAEGYTRTNAGNIGVCIGTSGPAGTDMVTGLYSASADSIPILCITGQAPRARMHKEDFQAVDITSIVGPVTKWATTVMEPGQVPRAFQRAFHEMRSGRPGPVLIDLPFDVQMAEIEFDIDAYEPLPVAKPSTSRVQAEKAIAMLNEAERPLLVAGGGIFNADAADKLVEFAELTGVPVVPTLMGWGAIPDDHKLMVGMVGLQTSHRYGNATLLASDLVFGIGNRWANRHTGSVDVYTEGRKFIHVDIEPTQIGRVFNPDLGIASDAGNALDAFLEVAREWKAAGKLKDRSAWVEACRERKRTLQRKTHFDNVPAKPQRVYEEMNEAFGKDTCYVSTIGLSQIAGAQFLHVYKPRHWINCGQAGPLGWTIPAALGVVKADPTRNVVALSGDYDFQFMIEELAVGAQFNLPYIHVLVNNSYLGLIRQAQRGFDIDYCVQLAFENINAPELNGYGVDHIAVVEGLGCKAIRVFDPNELQNAFAEAKRLMAEHRVPVVVEVILERVTNISMGTEINAINEFEELAERGVDAPTAISLLD; encoded by the coding sequence ATGGCCAGAATGAGAGCAATCGAGGCAGCCGTACTGGTGATGCGCCGCGAAGGCGTCGATACCGCGTTCGGCGTCCCCGGCGCTGCCATCAACCCCCTGTATGCCGCCCTGAAGAAACTCGGTGGCATCGATCACGTCCTGGCCCGTCACGTCGAAGGCGCTTCGCACATGGCCGAGGGTTACACCCGCACCAATGCCGGCAATATCGGCGTGTGCATCGGTACCTCGGGCCCCGCCGGCACCGACATGGTCACCGGCCTGTACTCGGCCTCCGCCGACTCCATCCCGATCCTGTGCATCACCGGCCAGGCGCCGCGTGCGCGCATGCACAAGGAAGATTTCCAGGCGGTCGACATCACCAGCATCGTCGGCCCGGTGACCAAGTGGGCCACCACCGTGATGGAGCCCGGCCAGGTGCCGCGCGCCTTCCAGCGTGCCTTCCATGAAATGCGCAGCGGCCGCCCCGGCCCGGTGCTGATCGACCTGCCGTTCGACGTGCAGATGGCCGAGATCGAGTTCGATATCGACGCCTACGAGCCGCTGCCGGTAGCCAAACCGAGCACCAGCCGCGTCCAGGCCGAGAAGGCCATCGCCATGCTCAACGAGGCCGAGCGCCCGCTGCTGGTCGCCGGTGGCGGCATCTTCAACGCCGATGCGGCGGACAAGCTGGTGGAGTTCGCCGAGCTGACCGGCGTGCCGGTGGTGCCGACCCTGATGGGCTGGGGCGCGATCCCCGACGATCACAAGCTGATGGTCGGCATGGTCGGCCTGCAGACCTCGCACCGCTACGGCAACGCCACCCTGCTCGCTTCCGACCTGGTGTTCGGCATCGGCAACCGCTGGGCCAACCGCCACACCGGCTCGGTGGACGTCTACACCGAGGGCCGCAAGTTCATCCACGTCGACATCGAACCGACCCAGATTGGCCGCGTGTTCAACCCAGACCTGGGTATCGCCTCCGACGCCGGCAACGCGCTGGACGCCTTCCTCGAGGTTGCCCGCGAGTGGAAAGCCGCCGGCAAGCTGAAGGACCGCAGCGCCTGGGTCGAAGCCTGCCGCGAGCGCAAGCGCACCCTGCAGCGCAAGACCCACTTCGACAACGTGCCGGCCAAGCCGCAGCGCGTCTACGAAGAGATGAACGAAGCCTTCGGCAAGGACACCTGCTACGTCAGCACCATCGGTCTGTCGCAGATCGCCGGCGCGCAGTTCCTGCACGTGTACAAGCCGCGCCACTGGATCAACTGCGGTCAGGCCGGCCCGCTGGGCTGGACCATTCCGGCGGCTCTCGGCGTGGTCAAGGCCGACCCGACCCGCAACGTGGTCGCGCTGTCTGGCGACTACGACTTCCAGTTCATGATCGAGGAGCTGGCCGTCGGCGCGCAGTTCAACCTGCCGTATATCCACGTGCTGGTGAACAACTCCTACCTGGGCCTGATCCGTCAGGCACAGCGCGGCTTCGACATCGATTACTGCGTGCAGCTGGCGTTCGAGAACATCAACGCACCGGAGCTCAACGGGTATGGCGTCGACCACATCGCCGTGGTCGAGGGCCTGGGCTGCAAGGCGATCCGCGTGTTCGATCCGAACGAGCTGCAGAACGCCTTCGCCGAAGCCAAGCGCCTGATGGCCGAGCACCGCGTGCCGGTGGTGGTGGAGGTGATCCTGGAGCGTGTCACCAACATCTCCATGGGCACCGAGATCAACGCCATCAACGAGTTCGAGGAGCTGGCCGAGCGCGGCGTCGACGCCCCGACCGCCATCTCGCTGCTCGACTGA